The following are from one region of the Coregonus clupeaformis isolate EN_2021a unplaced genomic scaffold, ASM2061545v1 scaf1405, whole genome shotgun sequence genome:
- the LOC123486985 gene encoding gamma-glutamylaminecyclotransferase-like, which produces MRGVRGAALLTLLSIYLPPVQMTSIFVYGTLKKGQPNYFRMLPDQGNGKAEFCGHARTVDGYPLVIAGKYNIPALLNRPGEGHRVHGEVYRVDDTMLSFLDTFEGCPTMYQRTSVQLELEDWKVEGREGSPASGSIMEAFLYSTTSYQPAWLQQTFYESYDAYGDHGLVYVNREDREFH; this is translated from the exons ATGAGAGGCGTTCGAGGAGCGGCTTTACTTACTTTGCTGTCG ATCTACCTCCCGCCGGTCCAGATGACTTCTATCTTTGTCTATGGGACTCTGAAGAAGGGTCAGCCCAACTACTTCAGGATGCTGCCGGACCAAGGGAACGGGAAGGCGGAGTTCTGTGGTCACGCCCGCACCGTAGACGGCTACCCGCTGGTGATCGCCGGGAAGTACAACATCCCCGCCCTGCTGAACCGTCCCGGGGAGGGCCACAGGGTCCACGGGGAGGTGTACAGGGTGGATGACACCATGCTGAGCTTCCTGGACACCTTCGAGGGCTGCCCGACCATGTACCAACGCACCTCCGTTCAGCTGGAGCTGGAGGACTGgaaggtagaggggagagaggggagcccaGCGTCTGGCAGCATAATGGAGGCCTTCCTCTACAGCACCACCTCCTACCAGCCTGCCTGGCTCCAACAGACCTTCTATGAGAGCTACGACGCCTACGGAGACCACGGGTTGGTGTACGTCAACAGGGAGGACCGAGAGTTCCACTAA